Proteins found in one Aethina tumida isolate Nest 87 chromosome 1, icAetTumi1.1, whole genome shotgun sequence genomic segment:
- the LOC109595923 gene encoding 15-hydroxyprostaglandin dehydrogenase [NAD(+)]-like — translation MVFDIKGKIALITGGATGIGLQYSVELLKNGLQGVTIADIDATKGQEAVAYLNKTFGGTKANFVKTDVTKADQLEAAFKTAVTTWKGLDIVINNAGIMNDQKWELEIAINCNAVSQGTLLGIKYMGKNNGGKGGVIVNIASILGLQELSGCPIYVGTKHFVVGLNRSFGTKYFWDLTGIKFVTMCPGVTDTPLISEAGHFALDIFPQLGTQLANELGSLPAQRPENVAKGLITLITKGDNGSVWVSEGGQPIYEVAIPDRRTIRKN, via the exons atggtTTTCGACATTAAAGGAAAAATTGCCCTCATTACCGGAGGAGCCACTGGTATTGGTCTGCAATACTCTGTGGAACTCCTGAAAAACGGCTTACag GGCGTTACCATTGCTGACATTGACGCTACCAAAGGCCAAGAAGCAGTTGCCTACTTGAACAAGACTTTCGGAGGGACCAAGGCCAATTTCGTCAAAACAGACGTAACCAAAGCTGACCAACTCGaag CTGCTTTTAAAACCGCCGTTACCACATGGAAGGGTCTCGACATTGTTATCAACAACGCTGGTATCATGAATGACCAAAAATGGGAACTGGAAATTGCCATCAACTGC aacGCCGTATCCCAAGGTACCCTCCTCGGTATCAAATACATGGGTAAAAACAACGGTGGCAAGGGAGGAGTGATCGTCAACATTGCATCCATTTTGGGTCTACAAGAATTGTCCGGATGCCCCATCTATGTGGGAACCAAGCACTTCGTCGTCGGTCTTAACAGATCCTTCGGCACCAAATACTTCTGGGACTTGACCGGTATCAAGTTCGTCACCATGTGCCCGGGAGTCACCGACACTCCTTTGATCTCAGAGGCCGGACACTTTGCCCTGGACATATTCCCACAACTTGGAACCCAATTGGCCAACGAACTGGGTTCTTTACCAGCACAAAGGCCTGAAAATGTAGCCAAAGGATTGATCACATTGATCACGAAGGGCGACAATGGAAGCGTATGGGTATCTGAAGGTGGACAACCTATCTATGAAGTGGCAATCCCCGACAGAAGAACCATCCGCAAGAACTGA
- the LOC109595924 gene encoding 15-hydroxyprostaglandin dehydrogenase [NAD(+)], whose amino-acid sequence MAEFDIKGKIALITGGATGIGLEYSRYLFKHGLKAVTILDLDEKRGNEAVAELGADKALFIKADVTKNDQLESAFQTTVDKWKGLDIVINNAGIMNDQRWELEIAINCNAVAQGTLLGIKHMGKNNGGKGGVIVNIASILGLQELSGCPIYVGTKHFVVGLDRSFGTPYFWNLTGIKFLTMCPGVTATPLISEAGHFALDGYPKLGETLANELGSLPAQKPHNVAEGMITLITKGANGSVWVSEGGEPIYEVSIPNRLTIRKK is encoded by the exons ATGGCCGAATTCGACATCAAAGGTAAAATCGCTTTGATCACTGGTGGAGCCACCGGAATTGGTTTGGAATATTCCAGGTACCTGTTCAAACATGGACTTAag gcCGTAACCATTTTGGACCTCGACGAGAAAAGAGGTAACGAAGCAGTTGCTGAACTTGGAGCCGACAAAGCTCTGTTCATTAAGGCTGATGTCACCAAAAACGACCAACTTGAAT CCGCATTCCAAACCACCGTCGACAAGTGGAAGGGCTTGGACATCGTCATCAACAATGCCGGCATCATGAACGACCAGAGATGGGAACTGGAGATCGCCATCAACTGC aacgcCGTGGCCCAGGGAACTCTGCTGGGTATCAAACACATGGGCAAGAACAACGGCGGCAAGGGCGGCGTCATCGTCAATATCGCTTCCATCCTTGGGCTGCAAGAACTCAGCGGTTGTCCCATCTACGTCGGCACCAAGCACTTTGTAGTCGGTCTGGACAGGTCTTTCGGCACCCCCTACTTCTGGAACTTGACCGGCATCAAGTTCCTCACCATGTGCCCCGGCGTCACCGCCACCCCGCTGATTTCCGAAGCCGGCCACTTCGCTTTGGACGGCTACCCGAAACTTGGTGAGACCCTGGCCAACGAATTGGGATCTTTGCCGGCACAAAA GCCTCACAATGTTGCCGAAGGAATGATTACTTTGATTACCAAGGGTGCCAATGGCAGCGTTTGGGTGTCTGAAGGTGGCGAGCCAATATACGAAGTTTCAATTCCCAACAGATTGACCATCCGCAAAAAGTGA